A part of Vigna radiata var. radiata cultivar VC1973A chromosome 11, Vradiata_ver6, whole genome shotgun sequence genomic DNA contains:
- the LOC106777786 gene encoding calcium-dependent protein kinase 28-like has protein sequence MGICFSSTKVSGSSSNNAGASNRNRKFSEPLPAQGEPVVHKQQSSHGQRRREESRKPPRTKEKANVRRPGGTLPCGKRTDFGYEKDFDKRFSLGKLLGHGQFGYTYVGIDKANGDRVAVKRLEKNKMVLPIAVEDVKREVKILKELTGHENVVQFYNAFEDDSYVYIVMELCEGGELLDRILAKKDSRYSEKDAAVVVRQMLKVAAECHLHGLVHRDMKPENFLFKSTREDSPLKATDFGLSDFIKPGKRFQDIVGSAYYVAPEVLKRKSGPESDVWSIGVITYILLCGRRPFWDKTEDGIFKEVLRNKPDFRRKPWPTISNAAKDFVKKLLVKDPRARYTAAQALSHPWVREGGEALEMPIDISVLNNMRQFVKYSRLKQFALRALASTLNEEELSDLKDQFDAIDVDKNGSISLEEMRQALAQDLPWKLKESRVLEILQAIDSNTDGLVDFSEFVAATLHVHQLEEHDSFKWQQRSQAAFEKFDLDKDGYITPDELRMHTGLRGSIDPLLEEADIDKDGKISLPEFRRLLRTASIGSRNVLSPNRFHRKM, from the exons ATGGGCATCTGTTTTTCAAGCACCAAGGTCAGCGGCTCCAGCAGCAACAACGCTGGTGCTTCCAATCGCAACCGCAAATTCTCGGAGCCGCTGCCTGCGCAGGGGGAGCCCGTCGTGCATAAGCAACAGTCGTCGCATGGTCAACGGCGGCGCGAAGAATCGCGGAAGCCCCCACGCACCAAGGAGAAAGCGAACGTGCGTCGCCCGGGGGGGACACTGCCTTGCGGAAAGCGCACGGATTTTGGATACGAGAAAGACTTTGACAAGAGATTTTCGCTCGGGAAGTTGTTGGGACACGGCCAATTCGGTTACACTTACGTTGGGATAGACAAAGCAAATGGGGATCGTGTCGCCGTTAAGAGACTCGAGAAGAACAAG ATGGTTCTCCCTATAGCGGTTGAGGATGTTAAGCGTGAAGTCAAGATATTGAAAGAACTTACAGGCCATGAAAATGTGGTTCAGTTCTACAATGCTTTTGAGGATGATTCATACGTGTACATAGTTATGGA GTTATGTGAGGGTGGAGAACTGCTAGATCGGATATTGGCCAA GAAGGACAGTCGTTATTCTGAAAAAGATGCAGCTGTGGTTGTAAGGCAGATGCTTAAGGTTGCGGCTGAGTGTCATTTACATGGGTTGGTTCATCGAGACATGAAACCAGAG aattttcttttcaaatcaacCAGAGAAGATTCACCTTTAAAAGCTACAGATTTTGGTTTGTCTGATTTCATAAAGCCTG GGAAGAGGTTTCAAGACATTGTTGGCAGTGCTTACTATGTTGCACCAGAAGTGTTAAAACGAAAGTCAGGTCCTGAGTCAGATGTATGGAGTATTGGTGTGATTACATACATATTGCTTTGTGGGAGACGTCCATTTTGGGATAAGACAGAGGATGGTATCTTCAAGGag GTCTTACGGAACAAGCCTGATTTTCGGCGGAAACCATGGCCAACCATAAGCAATGCTGCAAAAGATTTTGTGAAGAAATTGTTGGTAAAAGATCCCCGTGCAAGATATACTGCTGCTCAGGCTCTAT CACATCCATGGGTTAGAGAAGGGGGAGAGGCATTAGAGATGCCTATTGACATATCTGTCCTGAACAACATGCGACAGTTTGTGAAGTATAGTCGGTTGAAACAGTTTGCACTAAGG GCATTGGCCAGCACACTTAATGAAGAAGAGTTGTCTGATCTGAAAGATCAGTTTGATGCAATAGACGTGGACAAAAATGGTTCTATCAGTCTTGAAGAGATGAGACAG GCTCTTGCTCAAGATCTCCCTTGGAAATTGAAAGAATCACGTGTGCTAGAGATATTACAAGCG ATAGACAGCAACACAGACGGGCTAGTGGATTTCTCCGAGTTTGTAGCAGCTACATTACATGTACATCAGTTGGAGGAACATGATTCTTTTAAGTGGCAGCAACGGTCACAAGCTGCTTTTGAGAAATTTGACTTGGACAAGGATGGCTACATTACTCCAGATGAACTTAGAATG CACACGGGTTTGAGAGGCTCCATTGATCCATTGCTTGAGGAAGCCGACATTGATAAAGATGGAAAGATCAGCTTACCAGAATTCCGCAGACTTTTAAGAACTGCAAGCATCGGTTCTCGAAACGTGTTGAGCCCGAATCGGTTTCATCGAAAGATGTAG